Within Phycodurus eques isolate BA_2022a chromosome 18, UOR_Pequ_1.1, whole genome shotgun sequence, the genomic segment TGATGTTTGACATTTCTGAAGGAGTTCCGTCCGAGCAGAGACGTGTCGTCCGCGACcttcaacaaaatgttttctccAGAAGCGCAAAAAAATGATCTCACCATCACCAGCTTGCCGTCCTTGATCTCCCTCACGAACTTGGTCTCTTTGCCGTCCCACTTCTGCACGTGGACCAGCTTGTCTCCATCCAGGCTCACTGTGGACTGAAGACGACATGTCGCTCGTTCAGCGCGGGGCGCACGGGGATACTAGTGACTTGAGGGGTTTTTCAAGACACGAGCTGCCATTCGGACGAGTTTTAACTTGAACTTTGAAtacaaatttgagatacaaattgaATTTGTATCTAACGTTATGCATTATATGTATGATATCAATTGTATCTCTTATTACCttttttaattagtttaatGCCACACCCAGTTGACGTtaaactgtcaaactaaacctcaaacaaagagaattacacgttctgtatttaaaaacgaccagataactttgccttaaattCTGCTCGTTTGATGCAAACGTATAtaataatgggaaatgccataggcGGTCTAATGAATTGCATCCATGTGCAATTCGCAATTTGCAATAGAGAGTTGAACACAAAtgttgcagcaacacatgtagagtctgtactttcttacttttacttaaaGGAGTTGATTCTGTACTTATACTTCTaccagtcattttttttatttgtatttttttttaaataaaagtatctgtgcttttgttttttttcattgtccaGTTATCCAAACAGTTATTGTATATAGTTGACACTAAAACATCATTTGTACTTGAGTACATTTCATAGTCTGTACATTTTTCCTTCTACATCGacgagttgaatcagtacttcttttTTTGAATACAAGCCTCGCGTGTGCTCCAAGAGGAGTGCTAGGCGCGGTCTTACTTTGCAGTTCCTGTCGTCGGCGGTGGTCTCGTCGAACTCCTCGCCCAGCTTGAAGGAGATCTCGGTGTTCTTGAAGGTGCTCTGCGTGCGGATGCTCACCTTGTCGCCCTCCTGGCTGATGATGACGGTGGGCTTGGTCACGTTGCCCACCTGCCGGGTGGCGAAGCCCACGCCTGCGTGGCGAGAGCAGAGCTTTGGGGTAGTCGCTGTATCTCCAAAAGCGTTCACTTTtcaggaacccccccccccccccccccatcgtcAAAGGTTCCGCTGTCCGCTCTTGGTGCAGACGGCTCCGTGAGACGGTGTCCCCTTCCGCACTTGGATTCTCGGCCACGGATCGCGACTTGACTATTTTTAACTCGGGCACGTGTCTGTGTGGATGAGGGGGATTGATTTGAACTATGTAAAGAACTATGAGTTGCATTTCACTGTATAAAAAGCGCTTTATAAAATAGAATTTGAACGATTGACTCAAATACTACTACAAACTGGAAAAATAGTACTTcttctagcatctttcttattcCTTTCCCATACTGTGACTACATGTTTGAGTCATGAAAATATATCCatttaaagcctccggtggcttgAAAATATCCCGCCTGGGTGTGCTgcaacaacaaggcgctctaaagcggccacgccagcgcGACGCCCTGGTCCGCGCACTGGCTGTCACGtcggacctttaaaaaaaagaataaaaaaaaaaacgtttcaccGCAATCTGCTGCTTTCTCTCTATGACGTGCGTGCGCAcacggccaacaacgaggcgctctgaCATTTCGTTTCCCTCCCCACCTCGCTCTTCCGCCTTTTTCTCAGTTGTGCGCGCACTCGCGGCTGACAACGAAATAATCGGGAAAAGCGAAATGGAGAAAAACTATTTTACGCTGTATCGCCACAAATCAGTCCAACACAGTTGTCAGTTtctatttagaaacaaatctccgacttcactttacagggtctttaggTCCATGCACCACATGTTGTACACTCTTtgccctcactagtaagacaattccgCGCACTAGTAGAACCACTGAGTTTAACtagtaacatttttttccccactacgGTATAACATTTCTGAACACAACTTTGGCATACGAGTGGGACAACTTCAAGTTACTCGTAAGGCAAAAGTGTGCACGAGTTGACAACTGTGCAGTGAGTGACATGataaaattctactagttaacgTCTAGCGCTTCACTAGTACTCACCGAGAGCTTTCATGTAATCATCAAAGTTGTCGCTGTCCACCAGCTTCCAAGTGGCGCAGAAGGCGTCGACCATGTTGAAGTTTTCGTGTGTGCGGAGTAGGATGAAGGTCTCACAAGAAGCGCGGCCCCCCCTTCGGGGCTCTTATTGGGGTCCCTATTAGTATGCGGGGAGGGGGGCGGCACCTGGCTCCTCATTGGCTCAGAAGGCTTTTTTTGGATGGCCGTCATTGGCCTAAGAAACTGGGTCATGGTTctgctgaagaaaaaaaaaagggtcaaaaTCAGCTCagttgagttaaatatatgg encodes:
- the LOC133417165 gene encoding fatty acid-binding protein, brain — protein: MVDAFCATWKLVDSDNFDDYMKALGVGFATRQVGNVTKPTVIISQEGDKVSIRTQSTFKNTEISFKLGEEFDETTADDRNCKSTVSLDGDKLVHVQKWDGKETKFVREIKDGKLVMNLTFEDIHAVRTYEKA